From a single Rutidosis leptorrhynchoides isolate AG116_Rl617_1_P2 chromosome 5, CSIRO_AGI_Rlap_v1, whole genome shotgun sequence genomic region:
- the LOC139849415 gene encoding zinc finger BED domain-containing protein RICESLEEPER 2-like has protein sequence MEKCKARNNRDIRQTVLSMNQSSTSGHSNISYNNFDKEKSTRDLAEMVILHEYPLVMVEHQGFRKFVNGLQPFLRFIYVPSPHTAEVLADVFYETLCDWNIDRKISTKESEIVSFWTASAKRIEKFEEASRHLDIQSSKKLCLDCRTRWNSTYLMLNVAIIYKCVFRRLKTRDALYNSLPSEKDWELANIICKKLKVFYDVTLLFSSDKYPTANLFVKSIYEIKYALNQWSEDEEKIIRDMAMKMISKYDKYWNVIHGFMGVAAILDPRYKLNIMEYSFPRLYSNMEDVKAKIDAHKVFMYELFEHYQEDAYNNAGNHVNPMSNNKNTGSGGLFDDYSSYVAEDTTSGSIKLELDHYLEEKVCPPGMDLDILAWWKTNGVKYPNLQKIARDILAIPITTVASESSFSTSGRLVSPHRSRLHPDALEALMCAQSWLLAEIRGNNSFDHESEAYCQTVNYDYDELMADAVVDG, from the exons ATGGAAAAATGTAAAGCGCGAAATAATAGGGATATTCGGCAGACGGTATTATCAATGAATCAAAGCTCCACGAGCGGACACTCCAATATTTCGTACAATAACTTTGATAAAGAAAAGTCAACTAGAGATTTGGCAGAGATGGTGATTCTACACGAATATCCACTTGTTATGGTTGAACATCAAGGGTTTCGAAAGTTTGTGAATGGCCTTCAACCTTTTTTAAG GTTTATTTATGTTCCATCTCCTCATACGGCTGAAGTTCTTGCTGATGTATTTTATGAAACATTGTGTGATTGgaacatagataggaaaatatcaaca AAAGAATCAGAGATAGTGAGTTTTTGGACAGCTTCTGCTAAAAGAATAGAGAAGTTTGAGGAAGCATCGCGTCACTTAGATATTCAGTCATCAAAGAAGTTGTGCCTCGACTGTAGAACCCGTTGGAATTCGACATACTTGATGTTGAACGTTGCTATTATTTATAAGTGTGTTTTTAGACGTCTTAAGACTCGGGATGCTCTTTATAATAGTTTGCCATCAGAGAAAGATTGGGAGCTAGCTAATATTATTTGCAAGAAGTTGAAGGTATTTTATGATGTGACACTGTTGTTTTCTAGTGATAAATATCCCACGGCAAATTTATTTGTCAAGTCTATATATGAAATTAAATATGCATTGAACCAATGGAGTGAAGACGAAGAGAAGATAATAAGGGACATGGCTATGAAGATGATTTCAAAGTATGATAAGTACTGGAATGTTATTCACGGGTTTATGGGAGTTGCGGCTATTTTAGATCCTCGTTATAAGTTGAACATTATGGAGTATTCTTTTCCGAGACTCTATAGTAATATGGAAGACGTAAAGGCTAAAATTGATGCACATAAGGTCTTTATGTATGAATTATTCGAACACTACCAAGAAGATGCATATAATAATGCAGGCAATCACGTTAACCCAATGTCAAATAATAAAAACACGGGGTCAGGTGGGTTGTTTGACGACTATTCATCGTATGTGGCGGAGGATACCACATCAG GAAGTATCAAATTGGAGCTTGACCATTACCTTGAAGAGAAAGTGTGTCCACCGGGAATGGATCTTGATATACTAGCTTGGTGGAAGACAAATGGCGTGAAGTACCCAAATCTTCAAAAAATAGCTCGTGATATATTAGCAATTCCGATAACAACAGTTGCTTCCGAATCTTCTTTTAGCACAAGTGGCAGATTAGTGAGCCCCCATCGTAGCCGCCTTCATCCAGATGCATTAGAAGCACTAATGTGTGCGCAAAGTTGGTTGTTAGCTGAAATAAGAGGTAATAATTCCTTTGATcat GAGTCTGAAGCGTATTGTCAAACGGTTAACTATGACTATGATGAGTTGATGGCTGATGCAGTAGTTGATGGTTGA
- the LOC139846908 gene encoding uncharacterized protein isoform X1 — protein sequence MEASTSKDYSTFMPTTKYNSTKPETNYMDKSDTGTLLNARDIKVCKNEDMDVDIINCTNDDEDVEIDIVNFTNDDEDVEVDIINCANDDERHSVQLQSGDATASSTSFDDTYDDVRNSEFGSDSEVMSEFHGDVAPMRGFGGSADEFPVRNKRVTSHWRKFVQPIMWRCKWVEMQLRKLQTLTAEYDKQLEGYYQTKHLQYGNFQLRGLCAKSIPFLHGPQRTKPMKKKRRKRHEETDNEEYMSQHNLFSYYATCGSLAHGPTMDDDQPNLAPAPSTDKDVGNEFRVLDELLSLDFRDDYLLEQILYKIEVTHSHVCEMKNRLDTVVTDNAERISYTEDTILQESTNVLTCSVKESDFPTNMNGPSVVADFASQLMKLNTCEDLVKPDDEDLGHEELPVTSKKRSTDGILIYNRRAKKPQPDNTGAVNLHQIEYIQVPKEENSNRTAPVSVSEDSSQSEQPAPKIRSISKLTAPKHKRRAGRPRRKSASSRRTQG from the exons ATGGAAGCTTCGACTAGTAAAGACTATTCTACTTTTATGCCAACGACAAAATATAACAGCACGAAACCTGAAACCAACTACATGGACAAATCTGATACAGGAACTTTGTTGAATGCGCGGGATATAAAAGTTTGTAAAAATGAGGATATGGACGTTGACATAATAAACTGTACAAATGACGATGAGGATGTGGAAATTGACATAGTAAACTTTACGAATGATGACGAGGATGTAGAGGTTGATATAATAAATTGTGCAAATGATGATGAGCGTCATTCGGTTCAACTTCAGTCTGGTGATGCAACTGCCTCTTCAACTTCTTTTGATGACACATATGATGATGTCAGAAATTCTGAATTTGGAAGTGATAGTGAGGTTATGTCAGAATTTCACGGGGATGTTGCGCCAATGCGAGGTTTCGGTGGATCAGCGGACGAGTTTCCAGTAAG GAATAAAAGGGTGACATCTCATTGGAGAAAGTTTGTCCAACCTATTATGTGGCGTTGTAAATGGGTCGAAATGCAGCTTAGGAAATTACAGACTTTAACCGCTGAATATGATAAACAACTTGAAGGTTACTATCAAACAAAACATTTGCAGTATGGGAACTTTCAATTACGAGGTCTGTGTGCAAAGTCAATCCCATTTCTTCATGGCCCTCAAAGAACGAAACCCATGAAGAAAAAGAGACGAAAAAGACATGAAGAAACAGACAACGAAGAGTATATGTCACAACATAACTTGTTCTCATATTATG CTACTTGCGGGTCTCTCGCTCACGGTCCAACAATGGATGATGATCAACCTAATCTAG CTCCTGCTCCGTCAACTGATAAGGATGTTGGTAATGAATTTAGAGTTCTGGATGAATTGTTATCTCTTGACTTCAGAGATGATTATTTGTTGGAACAAATACTTTATAAAATTGAAGTTACACATTCACACGTGTGTGAAATGAAGAACAGACTTGACACGGTAGTGACTGATAATGCCGAAAGGATCTCGTACACTGAAGACACGATCTTGCAAGAATCTACAAATGTGTTGACATGTTCTGTTAAGGAATCTGATTTTCCAACAAACATGAATGGACCATCTGTAGTTGCTGATTTTGCATCACAGCTAATGAAATTAAACACGTGCGAGGATTTGGTCAAACCAGATGATGAAGACTTGGGTCATGAAGAGCTTCCTGTTACTTCAAAGAAAAGA AGTACGGATGGGATCTTGATATACAACCGTAGAGCAAAGAAGCCCCAACCAGATAATACCGGGGCTGTAAATCTTCATCAAATTGAGTATATCCAGGTACCCAAAGAAGAAAACAGCAACAGAACAGCACCAGTTTCGGTTTCTGAAGATTCAAGCCAGAGTGAACAACCGGCTCCAAAAATACGTTCTATTTCCAAATTAACCGCACCAAAACACAAGAGGCGGGCGGGTAGACCCCGGCGAAAAAGTGCTTCGAGCCGAAGAACCCAAGGTTAG
- the LOC139846908 gene encoding uncharacterized protein isoform X2: MEASTSKDYSTFMPTTKYNSTKPETNYMDKSDTGTLLNARDIKVCKNEDMDVDIINCTNDDEDVEIDIVNFTNDDEDVEVDIINCANDDERHSVQLQSGDATASSTSFDDTYDDVRNSEFGSDSEVMSEFRGDVAPMRGFGGSAYEFPVRNKRVTSHWRKFVQPIMWRCKWVEMQLRKLQTLTAEYDKQLEGYYQTKHLQYGNFQLRGLCAKSIPFLHGPQRTKPMKKKRRKRHEETDNEEYMSQHNLFSYYATCGSLAHGPTMDDDQPNLAPAPSTDKDVGNEFRVLDELLSLDFRDDYLLEQILYKIEVTHSHVCEMKNRLDTVVTDNAERISYTEDTILQESTNVLTCSVKESDFPTNMNGPSVVADFASQLMKLNTCEDLVKPDDEDLGHEELPVTSKKRSTDGILIYNRRAKKPQPDNTGAVNLHQIEYIQVPKEENSNRTAPVSVSEDSSQSEQPAPKIRSISKLTAPKHKRRAGRPRRKSASSRRTQG, encoded by the exons ATGGAAGCTTCGACTAGTAAAGACTATTCTACTTTTATGCCAACGACAAAATATAACAGCACGAAACCTGAAACCAACTACATGGACAAATCTGATACAGGAACTTTGTTGAATGCGCGGGATATAAAAGTTTGTAAAAATGAGGATATGGACGTTGACATAATAAACTGTACAAATGACGATGAGGATGTGGAAATTGACATAGTAAACTTTACGAATGATGACGAGGATGTAGAGGTTGATATAATAAATTGTGCAAATGATGATGAGCGTCATTCGGTTCAACTTCAGTCTGGTGATGCAACTGCCTCTTCAACTTCTTTTGATGACACATATGATGATGTCAGAAATTCTGAATTTGGAAGTGATAGTGAGGTTATGTCAGAATTTCGCGGGGATGTTGCGCCAATGCGAGGTTTCGGTGGATCAGCTTACGAGTTTCCAGTAAG GAATAAAAGGGTGACATCTCATTGGAGAAAGTTTGTCCAACCTATTATGTGGCGTTGTAAATGGGTCGAAATGCAGCTTAGGAAATTACAGACTTTAACCGCTGAATATGATAAACAACTTGAAGGTTACTATCAAACAAAACATTTGCAGTATGGGAACTTTCAATTACGAGGTCTGTGTGCAAAGTCAATCCCATTTCTTCATGGCCCTCAAAGAACGAAACCCATGAAGAAAAAGAGACGAAAAAGACATGAAGAAACAGACAACGAAGAGTATATGTCACAACATAACTTGTTCTCATATTATG CTACTTGCGGGTCTCTCGCTCACGGTCCAACAATGGATGATGATCAACCTAATCTAG CTCCTGCTCCGTCAACTGATAAGGATGTTGGTAATGAATTTAGAGTTCTGGATGAATTGTTATCTCTTGACTTCAGAGATGATTATTTGTTGGAACAAATACTTTATAAAATTGAAGTTACACATTCACACGTGTGTGAAATGAAGAACAGACTTGACACGGTAGTGACTGATAATGCCGAAAGGATCTCGTACACTGAAGACACGATCTTGCAAGAATCTACAAATGTGTTGACATGTTCTGTTAAGGAATCTGATTTTCCAACAAACATGAATGGACCATCTGTAGTTGCTGATTTTGCATCACAGCTAATGAAATTAAACACGTGCGAGGATTTGGTCAAACCAGATGATGAAGACTTGGGTCATGAAGAGCTTCCTGTTACTTCAAAGAAAAGA AGTACGGATGGGATCTTGATATACAACCGTAGAGCAAAGAAGCCCCAACCAGATAATACCGGGGCTGTAAATCTTCATCAAATTGAGTATATCCAGGTACCCAAAGAAGAAAACAGCAACAGAACAGCACCAGTTTCGGTTTCTGAAGATTCAAGCCAGAGTGAACAACCGGCTCCAAAAATACGTTCTATTTCCAAATTAACCGCACCAAAACACAAGAGGCGGGCGGGTAGACCCCGGCGAAAAAGTGCTTCGAGCCGAAGAACCCAAGGTTAG